The proteins below come from a single Gimesia alba genomic window:
- a CDS encoding flagellar basal body P-ring protein FlgI, translated as MKTRSFKSVALLILSVGFLQCSATTLWARTRVENICTVYGMKEIKLSGMGLVVGLDGTGDGGKNLPTIRSLAAALKHLNNPVVDLKDLTAANNVALVLIEATIPASGIRKGQKLDCFVSSMLGAKSLRGGRLLVAPASTTEIGNEVLAGLCSGAVILEDETSLATGRIINGLVMERNFELPFIDRRTRSITLLIDRQHTGFHTASEVSRVINSEFSFEAGNQALAIAQGPGRVFIRIPKQYMESPVEFVAAVMEVGIDRPHQQARVVVNPKSQTVVVTGEVEISPVIISHKNLTVGVGNVEGGLPGGFVPLVDQQGQQSTQRLQQLVEALNQLRVPTEDVISIIRELHRSGKLHAEYDEH; from the coding sequence TCATTTAAATCTGTTGCCCTGCTGATTCTTTCGGTCGGCTTCCTACAGTGTTCTGCCACAACACTTTGGGCGCGGACACGCGTCGAAAATATCTGCACTGTTTATGGAATGAAAGAAATCAAACTGTCTGGCATGGGGCTGGTCGTCGGATTGGATGGAACCGGTGATGGTGGAAAAAATCTACCTACCATACGCAGCCTGGCAGCGGCTTTGAAACATTTAAATAATCCTGTGGTTGATTTAAAAGATCTGACTGCTGCGAATAACGTGGCGCTGGTATTGATTGAAGCCACAATCCCGGCAAGTGGAATTCGTAAAGGCCAGAAACTGGATTGTTTTGTCAGCTCGATGCTGGGAGCCAAAAGTTTGCGTGGCGGACGTCTGTTGGTCGCGCCCGCGTCGACAACGGAAATCGGAAATGAAGTTTTAGCAGGGCTCTGTTCCGGGGCTGTGATCCTGGAAGATGAAACATCCCTGGCCACCGGAAGAATTATCAATGGTCTGGTCATGGAACGGAATTTCGAGCTGCCGTTTATTGACCGTAGAACGCGTTCGATTACTCTACTGATTGACAGGCAGCATACCGGTTTTCATACCGCTAGTGAGGTGTCACGTGTCATCAACTCGGAGTTCAGCTTTGAAGCCGGGAATCAGGCGCTGGCGATTGCACAGGGACCGGGAAGAGTCTTTATTCGAATTCCCAAACAGTATATGGAGTCACCCGTTGAATTCGTTGCTGCCGTGATGGAAGTGGGCATTGATCGTCCCCATCAACAGGCGCGTGTTGTGGTGAATCCGAAATCGCAAACTGTCGTTGTGACCGGCGAAGTGGAAATCAGTCCGGTCATCATTTCACATAAAAATTTGACTGTTGGCGTTGGCAATGTTGAGGGGGGACTACCGGGAGGCTTTGTGCCGCTCGTGGATCAGCAGGGACAGCAGAGCACGCAACGTCTGCAGCAGTTAGTCGAGGCTTTGAATCAGCTGCGGGTACCGACCGAGGATGTCATCAGCATCATTCGCGAGTTGCATCGCTCGGGAAAATTGCATGCCGAATATGACGAGCATTGA